Proteins encoded within one genomic window of Malaclemys terrapin pileata isolate rMalTer1 chromosome 22, rMalTer1.hap1, whole genome shotgun sequence:
- the SELENON gene encoding selenoprotein N, with protein sequence MAGGPQPGAPSPRLPRLGLALALLAALAAVKYYRDAEAARRQEMALKSLGNEGLFLFSSLDSNNDLYISPEEFKPIAEKLTGVTPVFEFEEEETPDPSGETLSIVAKFQPLLMETMTKSKDGFLGISHIALSGLRNWTTPAAPMSMMFARQFKAFLPPKNKRELGDPWWIIPSELNIFTGYLSNNRFYPPAPKGKEIVIHKLLSMFHPRPFVKTRFAPQGAVACIQAISEFYYVVAFRIHAEFQLNEPPDFPFWFSPGQFTGHIVLSKDSSHVRQFKLFVPNERSLNVDMEWLYGASESSNMEVDIGYLPQMELESSGPSIPSVIHDENGNVMDSRDPVGEPIQFVFEEINWQREISWEEAAQKLEVAMYPFKKVSYLPFTQAFDRAKAENKLVHSILLWGALDDQSCUGSGRTLRETVLESSPILALLNESFISSWSLVKELEELQTKRQNEFYSRLADLHLEKYNFPVEMMICLPNGTVIHHINANYFLDITSMKPEEVESSIFSFSTNFEDPSTATYLQFLKEGLQRAKRFLQT encoded by the exons ATGGCCGGGGGGCCGCAGCCGGGAGCCCCCTCGCCGCGGCTGCCCCGGCtggggctggccctggccctgctggcCGCCCTGGCCGCGGTGAAATACTATCGGGACGCCGAGGCGGCCCGGCGGCAG GAGATGGCCTTGAAGTCTCTGGGGAACGAGGGGctttttctcttctcctctctggATTCTAACAATGATCTGTACATTAGCCCTGAGGAGTTCAAGCCAATAGCAGAGAAATTAACAG GTGTGACTCCTGTCTTCGAATTTGAAGAGGAAGAGACACCGGATCCCAGTGGGGAGACGCTATCAATTGTTGCTAAATTCCAGCCTCTGCTCATGGAAACAATGACAAAGAGCAAAGATGGTTTCCTAGGA ATTTCTCATATTGCTCTGTCTGGCCTACGGAATTGGACAACCCCAGCAGCCCCTATGAGCATGATGTTTGCCAGGCAGTTCAAAGCCTTTCTTCCCCCAAAGAATAAGCGAGAACTCGGCGATCCCTGGTGGATAATCCCAAGCGAATTAAACATCTTCACTGGCTACCTTTCCAACAACCGGTTTTACCCTCCGGCTCCCAAGGGCAAAGAA ATTGTGATCCACAAACTCTTGAGCATGTTCCACCCTCGTCCATTTGTAAAAACTCGCTTTGCCCCTCAAGGAGCTGTGGCCTGCATCCAGGCAATCAGTGAATTCTACTATGTGGTAGCATTCAG GATCCATGCCGAGTTCCAGCTGAATGAACCTCCAGATTTCCCTTTCTGGTTTTCCCCTGGCCAGTTCACAGGCCACATCGTCCTCTCCAAAGATTCCTCCCATGTTCGACAGTTCAAGCTCTTTGTCCCTAACGAGAG GTCTCTCAACGTTGACATGGAATGGCTGTATGGGGCGAGCGAAAGCAGCAACATGGAAGTGGATATAGGTTACCTACCTCAG ATGGAATTAGAATCTTCAGGGCCGTCCATCCCTTCCGTGATTCATGACGAAAATGGCAACGTGATGGATAGCCGAGACCCTGTGGGGGAGCCAATTCAGTTTGTGTTTGAAGAGATAAACTGGCAGCGTGAAATAAGTTGGGAAGAGGCAGCCCAGAAACTGGAAGTTGCCATGTATCCATTTAAGAAG GTTTCGTACCTTCCCTTTACGCAGGCTTTTGACAGAGCGAAAGCTGAGAACAAACTGGTGCACTCCATCCTGCTGTGGGGCGCCTTGGACGACCAGTCCTGCTGAG GTTCGGGGCGAACTCTCCGGGAGACCGTCCTGGAAAGTTCGCCCATCCTTGCTCTGCTGAACGAGAGCTTCATCAGTAGTTGGTCACTGGTGAAGGAATTAGAAGAGCTACAG actAAGAGGCAGAATGAATTCTACAGCAGACTGGCTGACCTGCATCTAGAGAAATATAACTTCCCCGTGGAGATGATGATCTGCCTTCCCAATGGAACAGTG aTTCACCATATCAATGCCAACTATTTCCTGGATATTACTTCTATGAAGCCTGAAGAAGTCGAGAGCAGCATCTTTAGCTTCTCAACCAATTTTGAAGATCCTTCCACTGCAACCTACCTCCAGTTCCTGAAGGAAGGACTGCAAAGAGCCAAACGGTTCCTGcagacctaa